Proteins found in one Paraburkholderia caballeronis genomic segment:
- the tgt gene encoding tRNA guanosine(34) transglycosylase Tgt: MTDGHDATARAGDGACLGERPQNGLQFDLLATDGLARRGRLTLNHGVVETPIFMPVGTYGTVKAIQPRELEEIHAQIILGNTFHLWLRPGLDTIAAHGGLHRFMGWNRPILTDSGGFQVFSLGDLRKISEDGVRFASPVNGDKLFLSPEVSMQIQKVLNSDIVMQFDECTPYATNGVPTSHHDAAESMRMSMRWAKRSIDEFNALGNPNALFGIVQGGMFEDLRDESLAGLAQMPFHGYAIGGLSVGEPKEDMMRVLDYIAPKLPADKPHYLMGVGTPEDLVAGVAAGVDMFDCVMPTRNARNGWLFTRFGDIKIRNATHRDSLRPLDEQCGCYTCRHFTRGYLHHLHRVGEILGAQLNTIHNLHYYLELMGEMRAAIETKTFDAFRRRFHENRARGVD, translated from the coding sequence ATGACCGACGGTCATGACGCAACCGCACGCGCCGGCGACGGCGCCTGTCTGGGCGAGCGCCCGCAAAACGGCCTGCAATTCGACCTGCTGGCGACGGACGGCCTCGCGCGCCGCGGCCGCCTCACGCTGAACCACGGCGTCGTCGAGACGCCGATCTTCATGCCGGTCGGCACCTACGGCACCGTGAAGGCGATCCAGCCGCGCGAACTCGAAGAAATCCATGCGCAGATCATCCTCGGCAACACGTTCCATCTGTGGCTGCGCCCCGGCCTCGACACGATCGCCGCGCACGGCGGCCTGCACCGCTTCATGGGCTGGAACCGGCCGATCCTGACCGACTCGGGCGGCTTCCAGGTGTTCTCGCTCGGCGATCTGCGCAAGATCTCCGAGGACGGCGTGCGCTTCGCGTCGCCGGTGAACGGCGACAAGCTGTTCCTGTCGCCGGAAGTGTCGATGCAGATCCAGAAAGTGCTGAACTCGGACATCGTGATGCAGTTCGACGAATGCACGCCGTACGCGACCAACGGCGTGCCGACGTCGCACCACGACGCGGCCGAATCGATGCGGATGTCGATGCGCTGGGCCAAGCGCTCGATCGACGAGTTCAACGCCTTGGGCAATCCGAACGCGCTGTTCGGCATCGTGCAGGGCGGCATGTTCGAGGACCTGCGCGACGAATCGCTCGCGGGCCTTGCACAGATGCCGTTCCACGGCTACGCGATCGGCGGGCTGTCGGTCGGCGAGCCGAAGGAGGACATGATGCGCGTGCTCGACTACATCGCGCCGAAGCTGCCCGCCGACAAGCCGCATTACCTGATGGGCGTCGGCACGCCCGAGGACCTGGTGGCCGGCGTCGCGGCGGGCGTCGACATGTTCGACTGCGTGATGCCGACGCGCAACGCGCGCAACGGGTGGCTCTTCACGCGCTTCGGCGACATCAAGATCCGCAACGCGACGCATCGCGACTCGCTGCGCCCGCTCGACGAACAGTGCGGCTGCTACACGTGCCGCCACTTCACGCGCGGTTACCTGCACCATCTGCATCGGGTCGGCGAGATTCTCGGCGCGCAGTTGAACACGATCCACAACCTGCACTACTACCTCGAACTGATGGGCGAGATGCGCGCGGCGATCGAGACGAAGACGTTCGACGCATTCCGCCGGCGCTTCCACGAGAACCGCGCGCGCGGCGTGGACTGA
- the yajC gene encoding preprotein translocase subunit YajC → MSFISNAFAQGSAAGGAESSLMSFLPLILMFAVLYFIMIRPQMKRQKEHRNMLAAMAKGDEVITSGGIVGKVTKVDEAYVGVEISEGTEITVQKSSVSTILPKGTIKSL, encoded by the coding sequence GTGTCGTTCATTTCCAACGCCTTCGCACAAGGCTCCGCAGCCGGCGGCGCAGAATCGAGCCTGATGAGCTTCCTGCCGCTGATCCTGATGTTCGCCGTGCTGTACTTCATCATGATCCGTCCGCAGATGAAGCGCCAGAAGGAACATCGCAACATGCTCGCCGCGATGGCGAAGGGCGACGAAGTCATCACGAGCGGCGGCATCGTCGGCAAGGTGACGAAGGTCGACGAGGCGTATGTCGGCGTCGAGATCTCGGAAGGCACCGAAATCACCGTGCAGAAGTCGTCGGTTTCGACGATCCTGCCGAAGGGCACGATCAAGTCGCTGTAA
- the secD gene encoding protein translocase subunit SecD, with protein sequence MNRYPLWKYVVMLVALVIGLVYTLPNFFGEAPAVQVSSGKATVRLDAGTLAQVETALAGSQIKADDVTFDNSSTNANIRVRVADTDTQLRVKDLLQKALNADPNDPQYIVALNLQSASPRWLTALRALPMYLGLDLRGGVHFLLQVDMAGALNKKLDSDAADARALLRERNIRDGGVNRADQSVVINFADPATADEARAALATGVSELQWASRNAPDGGYQLVGTFTPAVMRSVQDAALKQNITTLHNRVNELGVAEPVIQQQGSDRIVVELPGVQDTAKAKDIIGRTATLEARLANPVLLHPSPSDPVPPGYELFTQGNQTPVLLSKQVIFTGDRIIDASAGFDEHQRPSVNIRLDSAGGRAVRSVSRDNIGKPMAMVLFEKGKGEVLTVATIQSELGDRFQITGQPTPQAATDLALLLRAGSLAAPMEIIEERTVGPSLGADNIRKGFDSVVYGFAAIAVFMIAYYMLFGLISVISLSVNLLLLIAILSMLQATLTLPGIAAIALALGMAIDANVLINERVREELRRGAAPQLAIQNGYQHAWATILDSNVTTLIAGLALLAFGSGPVRGFAVVHCIGILTSMFSAVFFSRGLVNLWYGGKKKLKSLAIGQVWRPDSLAADGAPALASDADAGTDTGRAVAAATKKPRGETAGAKAAPRAGKPVVRRRTGSTPGKPGSSR encoded by the coding sequence ATGAACCGTTATCCCCTCTGGAAATATGTCGTGATGCTGGTGGCGCTCGTCATCGGCCTCGTGTACACATTGCCCAATTTCTTCGGCGAAGCGCCGGCGGTCCAGGTGTCGAGCGGCAAGGCGACCGTCCGGCTCGACGCGGGCACGCTCGCGCAGGTCGAGACCGCGCTCGCCGGCAGCCAGATCAAGGCCGACGACGTGACGTTCGACAACTCGTCGACGAACGCGAACATCCGCGTGCGCGTCGCGGACACCGACACGCAACTGCGCGTGAAGGACCTGCTGCAAAAGGCGCTGAACGCCGATCCGAACGATCCGCAGTACATCGTCGCGCTGAACCTGCAGAGCGCGTCGCCGCGCTGGCTGACCGCGCTGCGCGCGCTGCCGATGTACCTCGGCCTCGACCTGCGCGGCGGCGTCCACTTCCTGCTGCAGGTGGACATGGCCGGCGCGCTGAACAAGAAGCTCGATTCCGACGCGGCCGACGCCCGCGCGCTGCTGCGCGAGCGCAACATCCGCGACGGCGGCGTGAACCGCGCCGACCAGTCGGTCGTGATCAACTTCGCGGACCCGGCGACGGCCGACGAGGCGCGCGCCGCGCTCGCGACCGGCGTGTCCGAACTGCAATGGGCGAGCCGCAACGCGCCGGACGGCGGTTATCAGCTGGTCGGCACGTTCACGCCGGCGGTGATGCGCTCGGTGCAGGACGCCGCGCTGAAGCAGAACATCACGACGCTGCACAACCGCGTGAACGAACTCGGCGTCGCGGAGCCGGTGATCCAGCAGCAGGGCAGCGACCGCATCGTCGTCGAACTGCCGGGCGTGCAGGACACCGCGAAGGCGAAGGACATCATCGGCCGCACCGCGACGCTCGAAGCGCGCCTCGCGAATCCCGTGCTGCTGCATCCGAGCCCGTCCGACCCGGTGCCGCCGGGCTACGAACTGTTCACGCAGGGCAACCAGACGCCGGTGCTGCTCTCGAAGCAGGTGATCTTCACCGGCGACCGCATCATCGACGCGTCGGCCGGCTTCGACGAGCATCAGCGCCCGTCCGTGAACATCCGTCTCGATTCGGCCGGCGGCCGCGCGGTGCGCAGCGTGTCGCGCGACAACATCGGCAAGCCGATGGCGATGGTGCTGTTCGAGAAGGGCAAGGGTGAAGTGCTGACCGTCGCGACGATCCAGTCCGAACTCGGCGACCGCTTCCAGATCACCGGCCAGCCGACCCCGCAGGCCGCGACCGACCTCGCGCTGCTGCTGCGCGCGGGCTCGCTCGCCGCGCCGATGGAAATCATCGAGGAACGCACGGTCGGCCCGAGCCTCGGCGCGGACAACATCCGCAAGGGTTTCGACTCGGTCGTGTACGGCTTCGCGGCGATCGCGGTGTTCATGATCGCGTACTACATGCTGTTCGGCCTGATCTCGGTGATCTCGCTGTCGGTGAACCTGCTGCTGCTGATCGCGATCCTGTCGATGCTGCAGGCCACGCTGACGCTGCCCGGCATCGCGGCCATCGCGCTCGCGCTCGGCATGGCGATCGACGCGAACGTGCTGATCAACGAGCGCGTGCGCGAAGAACTGCGCCGCGGCGCGGCCCCGCAACTCGCGATCCAGAACGGCTACCAGCACGCGTGGGCGACGATTCTCGACTCGAACGTGACCACGCTGATCGCCGGCCTCGCGCTGCTCGCGTTCGGCTCCGGCCCGGTGCGCGGCTTCGCGGTCGTCCACTGCATCGGCATCCTGACGTCGATGTTCTCGGCCGTGTTCTTCTCGCGCGGCCTCGTGAACCTGTGGTACGGCGGCAAGAAGAAGCTGAAGTCGCTCGCGATCGGCCAGGTGTGGCGGCCGGATTCGCTCGCGGCCGACGGCGCGCCCGCGCTCGCCAGCGACGCGGACGCCGGCACCGACACGGGCCGCGCGGTCGCCGCCGCGACGAAGAAGCCGCGCGGCGAAACGGCCGGCGCGAAAGCCGCGCCGCGCGCCGGCAAGCCGGTCGTGCGCCGCCGCACCGGCTCGACGCCTGGCAAACCGGGCTCGTCCCGCTGA
- the secF gene encoding protein translocase subunit SecF — protein sequence MEFFRIRKDIPFMQRALIFNAISLVTFIAAVFFLLHRGLHLSVEFTGGTVIEVQYPQALELEPVRASLAQIGYADAQVQNFGTSRDVLIRLPLKTGLTSAQQSDQVMTTLKAANPQVQLQRVEFVGPQVGKELATDGLLALACVVAGIVIYLSFRFEWKYAVAGVLANLHDVVIILGFFAFFQWEFSLSVLAAVLAVLGYSVNESVVIFDRIRETFRRERKMTVIEVINHAITSTMSRTIITHGSTQMMVLSMFLFGGPTLHYFALALTVGILFGIYSSVFVAAALAMWFGVKREDLVKDKKERHDPNDPNAGAQV from the coding sequence ATGGAATTTTTCCGCATCCGTAAAGACATTCCGTTCATGCAGCGCGCGTTGATCTTCAACGCGATCTCGCTCGTGACGTTCATCGCGGCGGTGTTCTTCCTGCTGCATCGCGGGCTGCACCTGTCGGTCGAGTTCACCGGCGGCACGGTGATCGAGGTGCAGTATCCGCAGGCGCTCGAACTGGAGCCGGTGCGCGCGTCGCTCGCGCAGATCGGCTACGCGGACGCGCAGGTGCAGAACTTCGGCACCTCGCGCGACGTGCTGATCCGCCTGCCGCTGAAGACCGGTCTCACGTCCGCGCAGCAGAGCGACCAGGTGATGACGACGCTGAAGGCCGCGAATCCGCAGGTGCAGCTGCAGCGCGTCGAGTTCGTCGGCCCGCAGGTCGGCAAGGAACTCGCGACCGACGGGCTGCTCGCGCTCGCGTGCGTGGTCGCCGGCATCGTGATCTACCTGTCGTTCCGCTTCGAGTGGAAATACGCGGTGGCCGGCGTGCTCGCGAACCTGCACGACGTCGTGATCATTCTCGGCTTCTTCGCGTTCTTCCAGTGGGAGTTCTCGCTGTCGGTGCTCGCGGCGGTGCTCGCGGTGCTCGGTTATTCGGTGAACGAGTCGGTCGTCATCTTCGACCGGATTCGCGAGACGTTCCGCCGCGAACGCAAGATGACCGTGATCGAAGTAATCAACCACGCGATCACGAGCACGATGTCGCGGACCATCATCACGCACGGCAGCACGCAGATGATGGTGCTGTCGATGTTCCTGTTCGGCGGCCCGACGCTGCACTACTTCGCGCTCGCGCTGACGGTCGGCATCCTGTTCGGCATCTATTCGTCGGTGTTCGTCGCGGCGGCGCTCGCGATGTGGTTCGGCGTGAAGCGCGAGGATCTGGTGAAGGACAAGAAGGAACGCCACGATCCGAACGATCCGAATGCGGGCGCGCAGGTCTGA
- a CDS encoding YceI family protein → MKPSLLMTVGALAASLSFGAFAADTYQLDPQHTYPSFEADHFNGLSVWRGKFTKSSGTVTLDRAAKTGTLDVTVDPSSVQTGNAALDEHLAGADFLDAAKYPTATYKGTRIVFDGDRPKEVIGTLTLHGVTRPLNLQIQSFKCIQHPMLKREVCGVEATSAFDRSDFGIDSGKQYGFQMKTTLHIQAEGVKQ, encoded by the coding sequence TTGAAACCATCCCTGTTGATGACCGTCGGCGCGCTCGCGGCGTCGCTGTCGTTCGGCGCGTTTGCGGCCGACACCTATCAGCTCGATCCGCAGCACACGTATCCGAGTTTCGAGGCCGATCATTTCAACGGGCTGTCGGTGTGGCGCGGCAAGTTCACGAAAAGCTCGGGCACCGTGACGCTCGATCGCGCCGCGAAGACCGGCACGCTCGACGTCACCGTCGATCCGTCGTCGGTGCAGACCGGCAATGCGGCGCTCGACGAGCATCTGGCCGGCGCGGACTTCCTCGACGCCGCGAAATATCCGACCGCGACGTACAAGGGCACGCGGATCGTGTTCGACGGCGACCGGCCGAAAGAGGTGATCGGCACGCTGACGCTGCATGGCGTCACGCGGCCGTTGAATCTTCAGATCCAGTCGTTCAAGTGCATCCAGCATCCGATGCTCAAGCGCGAGGTGTGCGGCGTCGAGGCGACCTCGGCGTTCGACCGCTCGGACTTCGGCATCGACTCCGGCAAGCAGTACGGCTTCCAGATGAAGACGACGCTGCACATCCAGGCCGAAGGGGTGAAGCAGTAA
- a CDS encoding YceI family protein, with product MTPRDSISRFYATLAVAASLVAVAAVLATPANAAAQFDPAKSTLTAVSKQMGVSVEGRFTKFDAQIDFDPAKPAAGTARVTVDVGSYDLGDATYNDSVRGPDWFDAKTHPQATFVSTSIAPAGANQYRVTGQLTIRGHAETVVAPITVAQQGATQTFDGTLPIRRLAFGIGAGEWKDTSVVADEVQIRFHVVTQRQ from the coding sequence ATGACCCCGCGTGATTCGATCAGCCGTTTTTACGCGACGCTCGCGGTTGCCGCGTCGCTTGTCGCCGTGGCTGCCGTGCTCGCCACGCCGGCCAACGCCGCCGCGCAGTTCGATCCCGCGAAGAGCACGCTGACCGCCGTGTCGAAGCAGATGGGCGTGTCCGTCGAAGGCCGCTTCACGAAGTTCGACGCGCAGATCGACTTCGATCCCGCGAAACCCGCCGCCGGCACCGCGCGCGTGACCGTCGACGTCGGCAGCTACGATCTCGGCGACGCGACCTATAACGACTCGGTGCGCGGCCCCGACTGGTTCGACGCGAAAACCCATCCGCAGGCGACGTTCGTGTCGACGTCGATCGCGCCGGCCGGCGCGAACCAGTATCGCGTGACCGGCCAGTTGACGATCCGCGGCCACGCGGAAACCGTGGTCGCGCCGATCACCGTCGCGCAGCAGGGCGCCACGCAGACGTTCGACGGCACGCTGCCGATCCGGCGTCTCGCGTTCGGCATCGGCGCGGGCGAATGGAAGGACACGTCCGTCGTCGCCGACGAAGTGCAGATCCGCTTTCACGTCGTCACGCAGCGTCAATAG
- a CDS encoding cytochrome b, whose product MTADPERLPPAGWTRTAIALHWLIALLMICAFGLGWVMTDIHGITPTKLRYYSWHKWLGVTVFAFAALRVLWRATHRAPPPPAMPAWQRQAAHGVHGLLYLLMFAVPLSGYLFSSAANVQVVYLGIVPLPMLIAPDPALKTVLRDVHVALNYTLAVLVVLHVAAALKHQWFDRDGLLSRMIPFIGRGRT is encoded by the coding sequence ATGACCGCCGACCCCGAACGACTCCCGCCCGCCGGATGGACGCGCACCGCGATCGCGCTGCACTGGCTGATCGCGCTGCTGATGATCTGCGCGTTCGGCCTCGGCTGGGTGATGACCGACATCCACGGAATCACGCCGACGAAGCTCCGCTATTATTCGTGGCACAAGTGGCTCGGCGTCACCGTGTTCGCGTTCGCGGCGCTGCGCGTGCTGTGGCGCGCGACCCATCGTGCGCCGCCGCCGCCCGCGATGCCCGCGTGGCAGCGCCAGGCCGCGCACGGCGTGCACGGGCTGCTGTACCTGCTGATGTTCGCGGTGCCGCTGTCCGGGTATCTGTTCAGCTCGGCCGCGAACGTGCAGGTCGTTTATCTCGGCATCGTGCCGCTGCCGATGCTGATCGCGCCCGACCCGGCGCTGAAGACCGTGCTGCGCGACGTGCACGTCGCGTTGAACTATACGCTCGCCGTGCTCGTCGTGCTGCACGTCGCCGCGGCGCTCAAGCATCAGTGGTTCGATCGCGACGGCCTGCTGTCGCGGATGATTCCGTTCATCGGACGAGGACGCACATGA
- a CDS encoding paraquat-inducible protein A, which yields MAFENMIACHECDALYRKPRLLGRQSARCPRCGATLYHSSSAQLDRICAITLAALVTFIIAQSFPIVELDANGIHTQSSLFGALVVLWEEDMQIVAIMVFCATVLFPLTEMVALLYVLLPVRYGFIPPGFNRVLRAIQFVRPWGMLEVFMLGVLITIVKMVSLARVIPETSLFAFGALTLMFTVVVTFDSRTLWDIADALRAGARASRGGPAGDAGDAGDRGNPDAPHDSDDPRGAGGLPGPHGALPALPDIRGRAPGRARRAAVYGRPPR from the coding sequence ATGGCTTTCGAGAATATGATCGCGTGTCACGAATGTGATGCGCTGTACCGCAAACCGCGCCTGCTCGGCCGCCAGTCGGCGCGCTGCCCGCGCTGCGGCGCCACGCTCTATCACAGCTCGTCGGCGCAGCTCGACCGCATCTGCGCGATCACGCTCGCGGCGCTCGTCACGTTCATCATCGCGCAGTCGTTCCCAATCGTCGAACTCGACGCGAACGGCATCCACACGCAGTCGAGCCTGTTCGGCGCGCTCGTCGTGCTGTGGGAAGAGGACATGCAGATCGTCGCGATCATGGTGTTCTGCGCGACGGTCCTGTTCCCGCTGACCGAGATGGTCGCGCTGCTGTACGTGCTGCTGCCGGTGCGCTACGGCTTCATTCCGCCGGGCTTCAACCGGGTGCTGCGCGCGATCCAGTTCGTGCGGCCGTGGGGGATGCTCGAAGTGTTCATGCTCGGCGTGCTGATCACAATCGTCAAAATGGTGAGCCTCGCGCGCGTGATTCCGGAGACGTCGCTGTTCGCTTTCGGCGCGCTGACACTGATGTTCACGGTCGTCGTCACGTTCGATTCGCGCACGCTATGGGACATCGCCGATGCGCTGCGCGCCGGCGCGCGCGCGTCGCGCGGCGGCCCGGCCGGCGATGCGGGTGACGCGGGCGATCGAGGCAACCCGGACGCCCCGCACGACTCCGACGATCCACGCGGCGCCGGCGGCCTGCCCGGCCCGCACGGCGCATTGCCGGCGCTGCCCGACATCCGCGGCCGCGCGCCGGGCCGCGCGCGCCGCGCCGCCGTCTACGGACGCCCGCCGCGATGA
- a CDS encoding paraquat-inducible protein A, translated as MKYRTAASAGLASCHACGRVQPLVRSVAQQRCMRCGAPLHRRNPDSLMRTWALLIAAALLYIPANLLPVMHTASLVGDQDDTIMSGVVFFWTSGDWALAVIVFIASILVPMLKLSVLALLAITSQRRSTWRPHERTSLYRLVEFIGRWSMLDVFVVTLTVALVRFQSLAVITAGPGAIAFGSVVILTMLASLQFDPRLIWDPLNDAGPDRRRNGTPPLPQPPQPPLQQPQHTQDRPHE; from the coding sequence ATGAAATACCGAACCGCCGCCTCCGCCGGCCTCGCGTCGTGCCACGCGTGCGGACGCGTGCAGCCGCTCGTGCGCTCGGTCGCGCAGCAGCGTTGCATGCGCTGCGGCGCGCCGCTGCACCGGCGCAACCCGGACAGCCTGATGCGCACCTGGGCCTTGCTGATCGCCGCCGCGCTGCTGTACATCCCGGCGAACCTGCTGCCGGTGATGCACACCGCGTCGCTCGTCGGCGACCAGGACGACACGATCATGAGCGGCGTCGTGTTCTTCTGGACCTCGGGCGACTGGGCGCTCGCGGTGATCGTGTTCATCGCGAGCATCCTCGTGCCAATGCTGAAGCTGTCGGTGCTCGCGCTGCTCGCGATCACGTCGCAGCGCCGCTCGACGTGGCGTCCGCACGAGCGCACGTCGCTGTACCGGCTCGTCGAGTTCATCGGCCGCTGGTCGATGCTCGACGTGTTCGTCGTCACGCTGACCGTCGCGCTGGTACGCTTCCAGTCTCTCGCAGTGATCACCGCGGGGCCGGGCGCGATCGCGTTCGGCTCGGTCGTGATCCTGACGATGCTCGCATCGCTGCAGTTCGACCCGCGCCTGATCTGGGACCCGCTGAACGACGCCGGTCCGGACCGGCGCCGCAACGGCACGCCGCCGTTGCCCCAACCGCCACAGCCACCCCTGCAACAACCGCAACACACTCAGGACCGTCCCCATGAATAG
- a CDS encoding PqiB family protein produces MNSPQGPTPPSAGGPLPPDLPEPDIVPPRRWLPSLVWIVPLIAALIGVALVVRSVANRGPTITISFASAEGLEPGKTKVKYKAVDIGSVRSIKLSSNLSHVLVEVELTKDAEAFALKDSRFWIVRPRVGATGVSGLGTLLSGSYIGADAGRSTESQSEFVGLETPPAVTIDERGHRYTLHGDSLGSLDIGSPIFYRRVQVGQVTGFSLDKDGTGVTLQVFVNAPYDQYVGGNTRWWHASGVNLQLDSSGFKLNTQSLATVIVGGIAFQQPAGQPIGQQAADNSTFLLASDENDAMREPDGPPVRVVMYFNQSLRGLAVGAPVDFRGITLGQVTDIGIQYDPKQHNFTMPVTMDLYPLRLSRRVRGEPPAPQTPQSHELLKRLVSRGLRGQLRTGNLLTGQLYIALDMFPKAAPAQAKLDRDPMELPTVPNTLDELQLQVADIAKKLDQVPFDQIGTNLNSALKNANQLFTQLNGQLVPQARDTLAAAQKTFGSAEATLQQDSPLQSDVHQALQELTRTLQSLNALSDYLERHPESLLRGKSGDQP; encoded by the coding sequence ATGAATAGTCCGCAAGGACCGACTCCGCCGTCCGCGGGCGGCCCGCTGCCGCCCGACCTGCCGGAGCCCGACATCGTGCCGCCGCGCCGCTGGCTGCCGTCGCTCGTCTGGATCGTGCCGCTGATCGCCGCGCTGATCGGCGTCGCGCTCGTCGTCCGGTCAGTCGCGAACCGCGGCCCGACGATCACGATCAGCTTCGCGAGCGCCGAGGGCCTGGAACCCGGCAAGACGAAGGTGAAGTACAAGGCCGTCGACATCGGCTCGGTCCGCTCGATCAAGCTGTCGAGCAACCTGTCGCACGTGCTCGTCGAGGTGGAGCTGACCAAGGACGCCGAAGCGTTCGCGCTGAAGGACAGCCGCTTCTGGATCGTGCGGCCGCGGGTCGGCGCGACCGGCGTGTCCGGGCTCGGCACGCTGCTGTCCGGCTCGTACATCGGCGCGGACGCCGGCCGTTCGACCGAGTCGCAGTCGGAATTCGTCGGGCTCGAAACGCCGCCCGCGGTGACGATCGACGAGCGCGGCCACCGCTACACGCTGCACGGCGACTCGCTCGGCTCGCTCGACATCGGCTCGCCGATCTTCTACCGGCGCGTGCAGGTCGGCCAGGTGACCGGCTTCTCGCTCGACAAGGACGGCACCGGCGTCACGCTGCAGGTGTTCGTCAACGCGCCGTACGACCAGTACGTCGGCGGCAACACGCGCTGGTGGCACGCGAGCGGCGTGAACCTGCAACTGGATTCGAGCGGCTTCAAGCTGAACACGCAGTCGCTCGCGACGGTGATCGTCGGCGGCATCGCGTTCCAGCAGCCGGCCGGCCAGCCGATCGGCCAGCAGGCGGCAGACAATTCGACGTTCCTGCTCGCATCCGACGAGAACGACGCGATGCGCGAGCCGGACGGCCCGCCGGTGCGCGTCGTGATGTACTTCAACCAGTCGCTGCGCGGGCTTGCGGTCGGCGCGCCGGTGGACTTCCGCGGCATCACGCTCGGCCAGGTGACGGACATCGGCATCCAGTACGACCCGAAGCAGCACAACTTCACGATGCCGGTCACGATGGACCTGTACCCGCTGCGGCTGTCGCGCCGCGTGCGCGGCGAGCCGCCCGCGCCGCAGACGCCGCAGAGCCACGAACTGCTGAAGCGGCTCGTGTCGCGCGGGCTGCGCGGCCAGTTGCGCACCGGCAACCTGCTGACCGGCCAGTTGTACATCGCGCTCGACATGTTCCCGAAGGCCGCGCCCGCGCAGGCGAAGCTGGACCGCGACCCGATGGAGCTGCCGACCGTGCCGAACACGCTCGACGAGCTTCAGCTGCAGGTCGCGGACATCGCGAAAAAGCTCGATCAGGTCCCGTTCGACCAGATCGGCACGAACCTGAACAGCGCGCTGAAGAACGCGAACCAGCTATTCACGCAGTTGAACGGCCAGCTCGTGCCGCAGGCGCGCGACACGCTCGCGGCCGCGCAGAAGACCTTCGGCAGCGCGGAAGCGACGCTGCAGCAGGACTCGCCGCTGCAGTCAGACGTGCACCAGGCGTTGCAGGAACTCACGCGCACGCTGCAGTCGCTGAACGCGCTGTCCGATTATCTGGAACGCCACCCCGAGTCGCTGCTGCGCGGCAAATCAGGAGACCAGCCATGA
- a CDS encoding PqiC family protein has translation MTFDRRPAAARAPRRAARRAGAALFTACALAAAALAGCASPPSRFYTLNPGDTTAPAVANPPWLIELAPVDMPSQVAKNQFVVQRSATQVDMLEQERWASLPGDEVRRALSGDLAQQLGTIDVYGSPHPENVPVYRVSVNVQRFESWPGSHALIDAVWSVRSLRTQNVMTCRSVVNERVGDGYEQLVDGHRRAVQALSDAIATGVRTLSQAGPAVATTTAAGSASRAKAPVGIPCPAAVAAGS, from the coding sequence ATGACGTTCGACCGGCGCCCCGCCGCCGCGCGCGCGCCGCGCCGCGCCGCCCGCCGCGCCGGCGCGGCGCTCTTCACCGCGTGCGCGCTCGCGGCGGCCGCCCTCGCCGGCTGCGCGTCGCCGCCGAGCCGCTTCTACACGCTGAACCCCGGCGATACGACCGCGCCCGCCGTCGCGAATCCGCCCTGGCTGATCGAGCTTGCGCCGGTCGACATGCCGTCGCAGGTCGCGAAGAACCAGTTCGTCGTGCAGCGCAGCGCAACGCAGGTCGACATGCTCGAACAGGAGCGCTGGGCGTCGCTGCCGGGCGACGAGGTGCGCCGCGCGCTGTCGGGCGACCTCGCGCAGCAGCTCGGCACGATCGACGTGTACGGCTCGCCGCATCCGGAAAACGTGCCGGTGTACCGCGTCAGCGTGAACGTGCAGCGCTTCGAGTCGTGGCCCGGCTCGCACGCGCTGATCGACGCGGTGTGGAGCGTGCGGTCGCTGCGCACGCAGAACGTGATGACCTGCCGCAGCGTCGTCAACGAGCGGGTCGGCGACGGGTACGAACAACTCGTCGACGGACATCGGCGCGCGGTGCAGGCGCTGTCGGACGCGATCGCGACCGGCGTGCGCACGCTTTCTCAGGCTGGACCGGCGGTCGCGACGACGACGGCCGCCGGCTCCGCTAGCCGCGCGAAGGCGCCGGTCGGCATCCCCTGTCCGGCGGCCGTCGCGGCGGGGAGCTGA
- a CDS encoding site-specific recombinase, producing the protein MSAARAGPWALALLMAVRSRGLRRSEVWPLVRAIWRRIARHPLDLVWPLRARRDADAGGHG; encoded by the coding sequence ATGTCCGCTGCTCGCGCGGGGCCCTGGGCGCTCGCGCTCCTGATGGCGGTCCGCTCGCGCGGGCTGCGGCGCAGCGAAGTGTGGCCGCTCGTGCGCGCGATCTGGCGGCGCATCGCGCGGCATCCGCTCGATCTCGTGTGGCCGCTGCGCGCGCGCCGCGACGCGGATGCGGGCGGCCACGGCTGA